One segment of Campylobacter hominis ATCC BAA-381 DNA contains the following:
- a CDS encoding acetyl-CoA carboxylase biotin carboxylase subunit has translation MELKRILIANRGEIALRALRTIQEMGKEAIVVHSTADKDALYVKYADASICIGPPRSSDSYLNIPAIMSAAQISGADAVFPGYGFLSENQNFAEICEKEGLKFIGPSTSAMALMSDKSKAKAFMKRAGVPVVPGSDGALKDVNEAKKLAEEIGYPVILKAAAGGGGRGMRVVNKPEDLEKNFWSAESEALAAFGDGTMYIEKYFTSPRHIEVQILGDEHGNVVHIGERDCSLQRRHQKLIEESPAVILDEKTREELHEVAVKATKAIGYSSAGTFEFLYDRKDKKFYFIEMNTRLQVEHCVSEMVSGLDLIEWMIKIAEGKELLPQNKIKISGHAIECRITAEDPKSFVPSPGKITKYVAPAGRNVRMESHIYQGYNVPPFYDSMIGKLVVYDNNRDRAISKMKVALDELIVGGIKTTRDFHLQMMNNVDFLNNNYDTNYLAKH, from the coding sequence ATGGAATTAAAAAGAATTTTAATTGCAAATCGCGGCGAAATAGCGCTTCGTGCACTTAGAACCATTCAAGAAATGGGAAAAGAAGCAATCGTTGTGCATTCTACGGCTGACAAGGATGCGCTTTATGTAAAATATGCTGATGCAAGTATTTGCATAGGACCGCCGCGAAGCAGCGATAGCTATCTGAACATACCGGCTATAATGAGTGCTGCTCAAATCAGCGGTGCGGATGCCGTTTTCCCAGGATACGGCTTTTTAAGTGAAAATCAGAATTTCGCTGAAATTTGCGAAAAAGAAGGCTTAAAATTTATAGGTCCAAGCACTTCAGCAATGGCGCTAATGAGTGATAAAAGCAAAGCAAAAGCTTTTATGAAAAGAGCCGGGGTTCCGGTAGTTCCGGGATCGGATGGCGCTTTAAAAGATGTAAATGAAGCCAAAAAACTGGCCGAAGAAATAGGTTATCCGGTTATTTTGAAAGCGGCAGCAGGCGGTGGCGGACGCGGAATGCGCGTAGTAAATAAACCTGAAGATTTGGAAAAAAATTTTTGGTCGGCTGAAAGTGAAGCGTTAGCAGCTTTTGGTGACGGAACTATGTATATAGAAAAATATTTTACAAGTCCGCGCCATATAGAAGTGCAAATTTTAGGCGACGAACATGGAAACGTAGTTCATATCGGCGAACGTGACTGTTCGCTTCAACGCCGCCACCAAAAATTAATCGAAGAAAGTCCTGCTGTAATACTTGATGAAAAAACGCGCGAAGAGCTGCACGAAGTTGCTGTAAAAGCGACAAAAGCGATCGGTTATAGCAGTGCCGGCACATTTGAGTTTTTATATGATAGAAAAGATAAAAAATTTTATTTTATCGAAATGAATACGCGACTTCAAGTTGAGCACTGTGTAAGCGAAATGGTAAGCGGGCTTGACTTGATTGAATGGATGATTAAAATTGCGGAAGGAAAAGAACTTTTACCACAAAATAAAATCAAAATTTCAGGCCATGCAATAGAGTGCAGAATCACAGCCGAAGACCCGAAAAGCTTCGTTCCAAGCCCTGGCAAAATCACAAAATATGTGGCACCTGCTGGAAGAAACGTAAGAATGGAAAGCCACATCTATCAAGGATACAATGTTCCGCCATTTTACGATAGTATGATCGGAAAACTGGTAGTTTATGATAATAACCGTGATAGAGCGATTTCCAAAATGAAAGTAGCGCTTGATGAACTTATAGTAGGCGGAATCAAAACAACACGCGATTTTCATTTACAAATGATGAATAATGTTGATTTCTTAAACAATAATTACGATACAAATTATCTAGCAAAACACTAA
- a CDS encoding aspartate ammonia-lyase, with protein sequence MATRKEHDFIGELEISDDVYYGVQTFRALENFHMTGRRIKDYPFFVKAFAQIKKAAALANKEVGVLEAKKADAIAKAADRVIAGEFLDQFVVDMVQGGAGTSTNMNANEVITNVALEMMGHKKGEYKYLHPNDNTNLGQSTNDTYPSSIKVATYAKMTDLLKAMEVLKKELEAKAKEYKDMIKMGRTELEDAVPTTLGNSFNAFASYIKSDIAAVKNARELMTYLNMGATAIGTGINCHPDYKFVVEKKLSEITGTEFKAAPDFIAATQDTADFVQVSGALKTAAVRLSKIANDLRLMNSGPRCGLGEIDLPKMQPGSSIMPGKVNPVIAEVVGEACYEVIGNDVTIMLCSERGEFELNAFEPGIAYALFNSLVILENAYITLANKAIKDIKAKPEACLKAVLNSVGIVTAFNPVIGYENSASIAKEALNTGKSVGEIAIERGLLTKEEVDKLLDPKSMLNPHMSHTGK encoded by the coding sequence ATGGCAACAAGAAAAGAACACGATTTTATCGGTGAATTAGAGATTTCAGATGATGTATATTATGGAGTTCAAACTTTTAGAGCACTTGAAAACTTCCATATGACAGGAAGAAGAATTAAAGATTATCCTTTTTTCGTAAAAGCTTTTGCTCAAATTAAAAAAGCGGCTGCTTTGGCAAATAAAGAAGTAGGTGTTTTGGAAGCTAAAAAAGCTGATGCGATAGCAAAAGCAGCAGACAGAGTAATAGCTGGAGAATTTCTTGATCAATTTGTAGTTGATATGGTTCAAGGCGGCGCCGGAACCAGCACAAATATGAATGCAAATGAAGTTATAACAAATGTTGCGCTTGAAATGATGGGACACAAAAAAGGCGAATACAAATATCTTCATCCAAATGATAATACGAATTTAGGTCAAAGCACGAACGATACATATCCTAGCTCAATTAAAGTAGCGACTTATGCAAAAATGACAGATCTTTTGAAAGCTATGGAAGTTTTGAAAAAAGAGCTTGAAGCAAAAGCGAAAGAATATAAAGATATGATTAAAATGGGTAGAACAGAGCTTGAAGATGCTGTTCCTACAACACTTGGAAATTCATTTAATGCTTTTGCAAGTTATATAAAATCAGATATTGCAGCAGTTAAAAACGCAAGAGAGTTAATGACATACTTAAATATGGGTGCAACAGCAATCGGAACAGGTATCAACTGCCATCCTGATTATAAATTCGTCGTTGAGAAAAAACTAAGTGAGATTACAGGAACAGAATTTAAAGCAGCACCTGATTTTATAGCTGCCACACAAGATACAGCAGATTTTGTTCAAGTAAGTGGAGCGCTAAAAACCGCCGCCGTTAGACTATCAAAAATAGCAAACGATTTAAGACTTATGAACTCAGGTCCAAGATGCGGTTTAGGTGAAATCGATCTTCCAAAAATGCAACCTGGAAGCTCAATAATGCCTGGAAAAGTAAATCCTGTTATTGCTGAAGTTGTTGGCGAAGCTTGCTACGAAGTAATCGGTAACGATGTAACAATTATGCTTTGCTCTGAAAGAGGCGAGTTTGAACTTAACGCGTTTGAACCAGGAATTGCATATGCACTTTTCAACTCTTTAGTCATTTTGGAAAATGCCTACATTACACTTGCAAACAAAGCTATAAAAGATATCAAAGCAAAACCGGAAGCTTGCTTAAAAGCAGTTCTTAACTCAGTTGGAATCGTAACCGCATTTAACCCTGTTATAGGTTATGAAAATTCTGCAAGTATCGCAAAAGAAGCGCTAAATACAGGTAAATCTGTAGGTGAAATCGCTATTGAACGCGGATTATTGACAAAAGAGGAAGTTGATAAACTCTTGGATCCTAAGAGTATGTTAAATCCTCATATGTCTCATACAGGAAAATAA